One window from the genome of Cyclobacterium amurskyense encodes:
- a CDS encoding molecular chaperone DnaJ, whose amino-acid sequence MKKRPYLLLLLLFLSFGLFHSFSSYAQVSPNLGTTSAMLEKASSAMDNGDFKKANGIFRDIIESNQPIPPEMPYLFSKTLFELGQYHNAQSFVNKYLDLNGFKGSYYKQAKALQAELAHPLEEIASCEYCDARGYRYGTCTTCHGEGKSEQSCSLCRGRGVIGCSRCAGDGLVTKKNVFNIVEYFECERCSGKGRLTCTSCHGTLVETDFCPVCEGSGHILTEELCDHTVPEK is encoded by the coding sequence ATGAAAAAACGCCCTTATCTCTTACTTTTACTCCTGTTTTTATCCTTTGGTCTATTTCATTCCTTTAGCTCCTATGCACAAGTAAGCCCTAATTTAGGTACTACCTCAGCCATGTTAGAAAAGGCCTCGTCTGCAATGGACAATGGAGACTTTAAAAAAGCCAATGGGATTTTTAGAGATATCATCGAAAGCAACCAGCCCATTCCACCTGAAATGCCTTATTTGTTTTCTAAAACACTATTTGAATTAGGGCAATACCACAACGCACAAAGCTTTGTTAACAAATACCTTGATCTCAATGGTTTTAAAGGTAGTTATTACAAACAAGCAAAAGCTTTACAAGCTGAATTGGCCCATCCCTTGGAAGAAATCGCTTCTTGCGAGTATTGTGATGCCAGAGGTTATAGATATGGTACTTGCACCACCTGTCATGGAGAAGGTAAATCAGAACAATCCTGCTCCCTTTGTAGAGGTAGAGGTGTCATTGGCTGTAGCAGATGTGCTGGAGATGGTCTTGTCACCAAAAAGAATGTCTTTAATATAGTAGAATACTTTGAATGCGAGCGTTGCTCCGGCAAAGGGAGACTAACCTGTACTTCTTGTCATGGCACTTTAGTGGAAACTGATTTTTGCCCGGTATGTGAAGGTTCGGGACATATCCTGACAGAAGAATTATGCGACCACACTGTTCCTGAAAAGTAA